A portion of the Paenibacillus hamazuiensis genome contains these proteins:
- a CDS encoding family 10 glycosylhydrolase has protein sequence MAWWRNKPMRLIQTNLREIDAGLDIDEFMESLEEFSANVLLFNVGGIVANYPSLLEFHYVNPNMKDDFTGKVIKRVHERGMKFIARFDFSRINEACALPNPDWLYRSVDGEIVNYNGQVHTCVNGYYQQKYSLLILREVAEKYPIDGVFFNMHGYVTHDYSYNYFGICQCGSCQKRFFEWTGHERLPLKEDPNDPVFRDYERFRTETVEELFLRRVAVVKSVNPHIAVCNYTHEGTDIFRKESNTGINRPLPEWNYSATENVRTVLCSWEGMAVSNSAVHFVDFAMRHTAVSPFLTGQRLAQDLVNGGWLDYYVIGTLINQNDRLCFDLVKDIFRYHQEHEAYYANLKSLAEVCLVVPESSGIYGSKNEFKGIMRILAENHVQYDLLHDSELQSPQAYHKLCQYKVLILADQRSMSDDAVKAIDRFVEQGGKLLATGLTSTCDLKGHPLGRIRLDSIGATEFVLKPKVQGAYFRIREEDKKTLRNFEQLDLVYLYGEALECKLEEGAAGLLGLIPSCMFGPPEKCYITEETDIPGLIYSRYGKGETAYIPWGIGAHYEKLSYHGHALLLIAALQDVLAHREPLQVSAPAVVEVSFHQGPSRRLVSAVNVSGQLGTAFHAPIPIRDIRITLQADSPPSRVYGLRRAGDIPFVYNEGQVSFGLEELDLFETIVIEE, from the coding sequence ATGGCATGGTGGAGAAATAAGCCGATGAGGCTGATTCAGACAAATTTGAGAGAGATTGACGCAGGGCTGGATATCGACGAGTTTATGGAGAGCCTGGAGGAGTTCTCGGCCAATGTTCTGCTGTTTAATGTAGGAGGAATTGTAGCCAACTATCCATCCCTGCTTGAATTCCATTATGTCAATCCCAATATGAAGGACGATTTTACCGGGAAGGTTATTAAACGCGTTCATGAACGGGGCATGAAATTTATTGCACGGTTCGATTTCAGCCGCATAAATGAGGCTTGCGCTTTACCCAATCCGGACTGGCTGTATCGAAGCGTTGACGGAGAAATCGTCAATTATAACGGACAGGTTCATACTTGCGTCAATGGGTACTACCAGCAGAAATATTCGCTCTTAATATTGCGGGAAGTGGCCGAAAAATATCCCATTGACGGTGTATTCTTCAATATGCACGGGTATGTGACTCACGACTACAGCTACAATTATTTTGGAATTTGTCAATGCGGCAGCTGCCAAAAGCGGTTTTTCGAATGGACCGGCCATGAGCGTCTGCCTCTTAAAGAGGACCCGAACGATCCGGTGTTCAGGGATTATGAACGGTTCCGCACCGAGACCGTCGAGGAATTGTTTCTGCGAAGGGTAGCTGTAGTTAAAAGCGTCAATCCTCATATCGCGGTTTGCAACTATACGCATGAAGGCACCGACATCTTCCGCAAGGAATCCAACACGGGGATTAATCGGCCTCTTCCGGAATGGAATTACTCCGCTACGGAAAACGTACGAACGGTTCTCTGCTCTTGGGAAGGGATGGCCGTGAGCAATTCGGCGGTTCACTTCGTTGATTTCGCTATGCGACATACGGCGGTTTCTCCGTTTTTAACCGGGCAACGTTTGGCTCAAGATCTCGTGAACGGCGGCTGGCTCGATTACTACGTGATTGGGACGCTTATTAATCAGAATGACCGACTTTGCTTCGATCTCGTAAAGGATATTTTCCGTTACCATCAGGAGCATGAAGCGTATTATGCGAACCTCAAATCTTTAGCCGAGGTGTGCCTGGTCGTTCCGGAGAGCAGCGGGATCTACGGAAGTAAAAATGAGTTTAAAGGAATCATGAGGATTTTGGCGGAAAACCACGTGCAATACGACCTTCTGCACGATAGCGAGCTGCAATCGCCGCAGGCTTATCATAAGCTTTGCCAATATAAGGTTCTGATCCTTGCCGACCAGCGAAGCATGAGCGACGATGCCGTGAAAGCTATTGACCGGTTCGTCGAGCAGGGAGGCAAACTCCTGGCAACCGGTCTCACGTCGACCTGCGATCTTAAAGGACATCCGCTCGGACGCATCCGTCTGGATAGCATTGGCGCTACGGAGTTTGTCCTTAAACCGAAGGTACAGGGAGCTTATTTCCGAATTCGTGAGGAAGATAAAAAGACGCTCCGAAACTTTGAACAGCTTGATCTGGTGTACCTGTACGGGGAAGCGTTGGAATGCAAGCTTGAGGAAGGAGCAGCAGGACTCCTTGGGTTAATTCCGTCGTGTATGTTCGGACCGCCGGAGAAATGCTACATCACCGAGGAGACGGACATTCCCGGATTGATTTACAGTCGCTACGGAAAAGGGGAAACAGCCTATATTCCATGGGGTATCGGAGCGCACTACGAGAAGCTGAGCTATCACGGCCATGCCCTCCTCCTGATTGCAGCGCTCCAGGATGTACTCGCCCACCGGGAGCCGCTGCAGGTGAGTGCCCCAGCCGTCGTTGAAGTATCCTTCCATCAGGGGCCTTCGCGACGCTTGGTAAGCGCCGTAAATGTATCCGGCCAGCTAGGGACCGCCTTCCATGCGCCGATTCCGATCCGGGACATTCGCATCACCTTGCAGGCCGACTCACCTCCTTCCCGAGTTTATGGGCTACGCCGCGCCGGGGATATTCCGTTCGTTTACAACGAAGGACAAGTTTCATTTGGTCTGGAGGAGCTGGACTTATTTGAGACGATTGTGATTGAGGAGTAA
- a CDS encoding glycoside hydrolase family 3 N-terminal domain-containing protein has product MTYKDASKPIHERVEDLMERMTLKEKVAQLFCANSYGGETVYDTRYEKLIDGIGTISYLNDSLTGDNKKDKETIRSIQKFLVEETRLGIPGLFHSEGISGAQIPGATTFPQSTNLAATWEPALARKMGEVVKKQLRAYGFKAVHSPLFDLGRDPRFGRIGETYGEDPYLVAQMGVAFVKGIQGDDEVMAAAKHFVGYGNAEGGRGGGEQQIAERKLLDSYCFPFEAAIHEGNVKAIMNSYGILNDQAVSTSKWLLTDILRNKLGFNGLVVADYGSITHSTLRYRVAEDAKEAAILALKAGMDVEQPGNQCYQHLVEAVESGEIEEAYINQSVRRVLETKFRLGLFENPYEDGDFFYEIQKEENAELSREIAEKSMVLVKNEDHILPLNKSLKVALIGPNSDTKTNFFGGYSSVGSASTRSSDFDKSEEDSFLRMLYTGTITEHKESLKSAGIEFEDQPTPEQREIIMNMIRQNLAADASSKRIYKTNEEFVQMFYPDCKSVKDALEEALGAERVLHANGCKIFKAIDGGIEAVKAAVVQADVVIAVLGGKESMIDPEATCGENKDNINIGLEKAQLELMEEVFKMNKPVISVIVDGRPLATPSVSEHSKAVLYAWLPAQSGAEAIVNILTGKTNPSGKLPVTIVKDAGQIPMYNSRLPLYVEINEWAEYIDNNKNRPLYPFGHGLSYTAFAYSDLKHDSLVQPDGDLNMEFKLSNRGQAAGDEVVQVYIRDRVSSVARPVKQLVGFARVSLDVNETKKVAFKINMKQLAFHDLNMDQVVEPGMMDVFIGASSQDIRLKGVFEITGEKRIVERKAFSSKVMITTL; this is encoded by the coding sequence ATGACCTACAAAGATGCCAGCAAGCCTATCCATGAGAGAGTCGAAGACTTAATGGAAAGAATGACATTGAAGGAGAAAGTAGCGCAGCTGTTTTGCGCAAATTCATACGGTGGAGAGACCGTGTATGACACCAGATACGAGAAGTTAATAGATGGAATTGGAACCATCAGTTATTTGAATGACTCCCTGACGGGTGACAATAAGAAGGACAAGGAAACGATAAGAAGCATACAAAAATTTTTGGTTGAAGAAACCAGACTAGGTATTCCAGGGCTGTTCCATAGCGAGGGAATATCTGGCGCGCAGATCCCCGGCGCAACGACCTTCCCGCAGTCTACCAATCTTGCTGCGACCTGGGAGCCGGCTTTAGCCCGAAAAATGGGTGAGGTTGTCAAAAAACAACTAAGAGCGTATGGGTTCAAGGCTGTGCATTCCCCTCTTTTCGATTTGGGACGAGATCCGAGGTTTGGAAGAATCGGCGAGACCTATGGGGAAGACCCCTATTTAGTTGCACAAATGGGCGTAGCTTTTGTCAAAGGCATTCAAGGTGATGATGAAGTCATGGCGGCCGCCAAGCACTTTGTCGGTTATGGAAACGCGGAAGGGGGAAGAGGCGGCGGGGAGCAGCAAATAGCGGAAAGAAAATTGCTGGATAGTTATTGTTTTCCATTCGAAGCGGCCATTCATGAGGGGAATGTGAAAGCCATCATGAATAGTTACGGAATTCTCAACGATCAGGCCGTGTCTACATCAAAGTGGTTGCTTACCGATATTCTAAGAAACAAATTAGGATTCAATGGGCTGGTCGTCGCAGATTATGGCAGTATCACGCATTCCACTCTACGGTATAGAGTGGCGGAAGATGCGAAAGAGGCAGCCATTCTGGCGCTCAAAGCGGGGATGGATGTCGAACAGCCTGGCAATCAATGCTATCAGCACTTGGTGGAAGCCGTTGAATCCGGCGAAATCGAAGAAGCCTATATCAACCAGTCCGTCAGACGGGTGCTCGAGACCAAATTCAGATTAGGGCTATTCGAGAACCCTTATGAAGACGGTGATTTCTTCTATGAGATTCAAAAAGAGGAGAATGCAGAATTATCACGGGAGATCGCGGAAAAATCGATGGTATTGGTGAAGAATGAAGACCACATTCTGCCGCTCAACAAGAGCCTGAAAGTAGCGCTGATCGGCCCCAACTCCGACACCAAAACCAACTTCTTTGGCGGATATTCATCGGTAGGGTCCGCTAGCACAAGAAGCAGCGATTTCGACAAATCCGAAGAAGACAGCTTCCTGAGAATGCTTTACACGGGGACGATTACCGAGCATAAAGAATCATTAAAGTCGGCTGGAATTGAGTTTGAAGACCAGCCAACCCCTGAGCAAAGAGAAATCATTATGAACATGATCAGGCAGAATTTAGCGGCAGATGCTTCCTCCAAAAGAATCTACAAGACGAATGAAGAATTTGTTCAAATGTTCTATCCAGATTGTAAATCCGTCAAAGATGCGCTGGAAGAAGCACTTGGAGCAGAGCGTGTGCTGCACGCCAATGGCTGCAAGATATTCAAGGCCATCGATGGCGGGATTGAAGCCGTAAAAGCTGCGGTAGTGCAGGCGGATGTTGTCATTGCAGTATTAGGCGGCAAAGAAAGCATGATCGATCCTGAAGCGACTTGCGGGGAGAATAAAGATAACATCAACATCGGTCTGGAAAAGGCTCAATTGGAACTTATGGAAGAAGTATTTAAGATGAATAAACCGGTGATCTCCGTTATTGTGGATGGCCGGCCGTTAGCTACGCCATCTGTGAGCGAACATAGTAAAGCCGTCTTGTACGCTTGGCTTCCGGCACAGTCTGGAGCCGAGGCGATCGTGAATATCCTTACCGGAAAGACGAATCCAAGCGGGAAACTGCCGGTGACCATTGTCAAGGATGCAGGTCAGATCCCCATGTACAACAGCAGATTGCCGCTCTACGTGGAGATCAATGAATGGGCGGAGTATATTGACAACAACAAGAATAGACCGTTATATCCTTTTGGACATGGATTAAGCTATACAGCGTTCGCATACAGCGACCTAAAACACGACAGTTTGGTTCAACCTGACGGAGATCTGAACATGGAATTTAAGCTGAGCAATAGGGGACAGGCTGCCGGGGATGAAGTGGTTCAGGTTTATATCCGGGATCGAGTGAGCAGCGTGGCAAGACCTGTGAAGCAGCTGGTTGGATTTGCACGGGTTAGCTTGGATGTGAACGAAACGAAGAAGGTTGCGTTCAAGATCAACATGAAGCAGCTCGCCTTCCATGACTTGAACATGGATCAGGTCGTGGAACCGGGCATGATGGATGTGTTCATCGGCGCATCATCCCAGGATATCCGATTGAAGGGTGTTTTTGAAATTACAGGAGAAAAACGGATTGTGGAACGAAAGGCATTCTCATCAAAGGTGATGATTACAACACTTTAA
- a CDS encoding glycoside hydrolase family 3 N-terminal domain-containing protein, whose amino-acid sequence MPDEQFTFELIFEKEEFQGKVKLAYQDVFVAKGAKGPGPTLEEMLISEVAPYRKQDVKKRDSQEIRIAVDALLSKMSITDKIGQMSQCMSTNISLGTDIESESPEKLIREGRAGSVLAAVNSYRVFELQKIAVEQSPHGIPLLFNFDVIHGFQTVFPVPLAWSCSWDLEAIQEACSIAAREATASGITYNHGPMVDVTRDPRWGRVVEGAGEDPYLGSLIAKAQVEGYQGNNLHDPESLIACLKHFIAYGAAEAGRDYNTVDISEGTLRNVYLPPFQAGIEAGAGSVMNAFNTYQGVPVAGNRYILNDLLRDELGFDGILISDYGSIDEIVAHGNAKDSKEAAKKALDATLDIEMVTRSYDYLHELIEQGLVRVEQLDEAVRRILTYKYKIGIMDDPFRYIRPEKEQEYHFNVSHLEASRDLARKSIVMLKNNGVLPLASKESKVAVIGPFGDSQDLLGPWQWSRYANKTVTLRQGLEEQGVSAERIIIEEGCKVEAAIQGGLERAVAAAREADIVILALGESSEMSGEAASRMDITLPKIQQELAEAVVKAGKPTVLVLTNGRPLILGWFERNVDAILETWFLGSQAGHAIADVLFGNYNPSGRLTMSFPAHIGQVPVYYNHFSTGRPVTESNKHLKFFSKYIDGPNEPLYPFGYGLSYTKFEYTDIRLSHSRMNAAETITASVVVSNTGTVQGEETVQLYIQDICGSVVRPVKELKGFKKVTLAGGEARKITFNITAAELAFWNADRHYEAEPGEFKVYIGPNSRDVKEASFELIPLEEET is encoded by the coding sequence GTGCCCGATGAGCAGTTTACATTTGAATTGATTTTCGAGAAAGAGGAGTTCCAGGGAAAGGTTAAGCTGGCCTATCAGGATGTGTTTGTGGCGAAGGGTGCGAAAGGACCTGGCCCGACACTGGAAGAAATGTTGATCTCCGAGGTTGCCCCTTATCGGAAGCAGGATGTGAAGAAAAGGGATAGTCAAGAGATCCGTATAGCCGTTGACGCTCTTCTCAGCAAGATGTCCATCACGGATAAAATCGGTCAAATGAGCCAGTGTATGTCGACAAACATCTCCCTCGGAACAGATATTGAATCTGAGTCGCCGGAGAAATTGATTCGAGAAGGCCGGGCAGGGTCGGTACTTGCGGCGGTCAATAGCTATCGCGTGTTCGAGCTGCAGAAAATCGCGGTGGAGCAATCCCCGCACGGTATTCCGTTGCTATTCAACTTTGACGTGATCCACGGGTTTCAGACCGTATTTCCCGTGCCGCTCGCTTGGTCCTGCAGCTGGGATTTGGAAGCCATTCAAGAAGCTTGCTCGATTGCCGCGAGGGAAGCGACCGCAAGCGGGATTACTTACAACCACGGCCCGATGGTCGATGTTACAAGAGACCCGCGTTGGGGCAGAGTCGTGGAAGGCGCAGGCGAAGATCCTTACCTGGGAAGTCTGATCGCCAAAGCTCAGGTAGAAGGCTACCAAGGCAACAATTTACATGACCCGGAGTCACTTATCGCATGTTTAAAGCACTTCATCGCCTATGGAGCTGCCGAGGCAGGGCGCGATTACAATACGGTGGATATATCGGAAGGCACTTTGCGGAATGTGTATTTGCCGCCCTTCCAAGCCGGGATTGAAGCGGGAGCCGGGTCCGTGATGAACGCCTTTAATACGTACCAAGGGGTTCCGGTGGCAGGAAACCGTTACATCCTGAACGATTTGCTGAGAGATGAACTGGGTTTTGACGGGATACTGATATCCGATTACGGCTCCATTGACGAGATCGTCGCGCATGGGAATGCCAAGGACAGCAAGGAAGCGGCGAAGAAAGCTCTTGATGCAACGTTGGATATCGAAATGGTAACCCGTTCATATGATTATTTGCATGAATTAATCGAACAAGGTCTCGTTAGAGTAGAGCAACTGGACGAAGCGGTTCGCCGCATCCTGACTTATAAGTATAAGATCGGCATTATGGATGATCCGTTTCGCTACATCCGTCCGGAGAAGGAACAGGAATACCACTTCAATGTAAGTCATCTGGAAGCAAGCCGAGACTTAGCGCGAAAATCCATCGTCATGTTGAAGAATAACGGCGTCCTTCCGCTAGCAAGCAAGGAAAGTAAGGTGGCAGTGATCGGGCCATTTGGCGATAGCCAAGACTTGCTTGGACCTTGGCAGTGGTCTCGCTATGCGAATAAAACCGTTACGCTCCGGCAAGGACTCGAGGAACAAGGAGTATCGGCCGAGCGCATCATAATCGAAGAAGGTTGCAAGGTTGAAGCCGCAATCCAGGGCGGTTTAGAGCGGGCAGTTGCTGCGGCGAGGGAGGCGGACATTGTTATTCTTGCGCTCGGTGAGAGCAGCGAGATGTCCGGTGAAGCCGCATCCCGCATGGACATTACGCTTCCGAAGATCCAGCAGGAGCTTGCGGAAGCAGTTGTCAAGGCAGGTAAACCTACCGTTCTGGTGCTGACCAATGGCCGTCCGCTTATTTTGGGTTGGTTCGAGCGCAATGTGGATGCGATCTTAGAGACGTGGTTCCTGGGATCGCAAGCCGGGCATGCAATAGCCGATGTGCTCTTCGGAAACTATAATCCGTCCGGCAGGCTGACGATGAGTTTTCCTGCTCATATCGGGCAAGTGCCGGTATACTACAATCACTTCAGCACCGGAAGGCCAGTAACGGAAAGCAACAAGCATCTGAAATTCTTCTCAAAATATATTGATGGTCCCAATGAGCCGCTATATCCTTTCGGCTACGGACTAAGTTATACGAAATTTGAATATACGGATATTCGTCTATCCCACTCCCGCATGAACGCTGCGGAGACCATTACCGCCAGCGTAGTGGTGTCGAATACAGGGACTGTGCAGGGAGAGGAAACGGTACAGCTATATATTCAGGACATCTGTGGCAGTGTGGTTCGTCCGGTAAAAGAACTTAAGGGGTTCAAGAAGGTGACACTAGCCGGGGGAGAAGCAAGAAAAATTACCTTCAACATTACCGCAGCAGAGTTGGCTTTTTGGAACGCAGATAGGCACTATGAGGCTGAACCGGGAGAATTCAAGGTTTATATCGGGCCTAATTCCCGTGACGTAAAAGAAGCGTCGTTCGAACTTATCCCTTTGGAGGAAGAGACATGA
- a CDS encoding ABC transporter substrate-binding protein: MQNKRFRWFSVLAVVMAFALVLSACNGNNGNSENGNKPDNTTGLEEVTLKMILLGDKPADADLVYEKLSKMAKSDINAKIEVTNFTWGEWSQRYPLLFSAGEDFDLIYASTWTDYQGYANKKGFLELTEQLLSKNAPITWEKTPKDAWEQAKVNGKVYAVPQAVQENGAMAFLLRGDLREQYKVPPVKDLAGLDAYLTAIAKNDQGIIPFAYHRATEGFFKWLFVPNPQDYDNKNINEIVSYSIFSKDGLKANDEYKSEKYKKFANTMFRWQKDGIISKNALSQKEKSFELYQAGKSAAAVSSLDQISNIAVAVNKAHPEWKTEIFIPELKYSPSSYMQNGVAINARSKNPERALMFLDLLKWNKAYSDLTWYGIEGKHWEPVGEDRFKPLADSSKYPPGANDPWGWRGPNERWSVESPDEIVKNLKDYRKEVHEMPYGANFVYSGDKVKNELAAIKNLAEQYMYPASVGLIEYEKAYAKYIEAAKKAGLERVLQDVQEQMDAYKANHP, from the coding sequence ATGCAAAACAAACGATTTAGATGGTTTTCCGTTCTGGCTGTTGTTATGGCATTTGCGCTGGTATTGTCAGCATGCAACGGGAACAACGGTAATTCCGAGAATGGAAACAAGCCGGACAATACAACTGGCTTGGAAGAAGTAACGCTTAAGATGATTCTGCTTGGAGACAAGCCGGCTGATGCCGACCTCGTCTATGAGAAATTAAGCAAAATGGCAAAGTCCGATATCAACGCCAAAATCGAAGTGACAAACTTTACCTGGGGCGAGTGGTCACAGAGATACCCTCTGCTTTTCTCCGCCGGAGAGGATTTTGACCTGATCTACGCATCCACTTGGACTGATTATCAAGGTTATGCGAATAAGAAAGGGTTTCTGGAGCTGACTGAGCAGCTTTTGTCAAAGAACGCGCCGATTACGTGGGAGAAAACGCCGAAAGATGCTTGGGAACAAGCCAAAGTTAACGGCAAGGTGTACGCTGTGCCGCAGGCTGTGCAGGAGAATGGGGCGATGGCTTTCCTGCTGCGAGGAGATCTAAGGGAACAATACAAGGTGCCGCCTGTTAAGGATTTGGCTGGGCTTGATGCCTATTTAACGGCGATTGCTAAAAACGATCAAGGAATCATCCCGTTTGCTTATCATCGTGCGACTGAAGGATTCTTTAAGTGGTTATTCGTTCCAAATCCGCAAGACTATGACAACAAAAATATAAATGAGATCGTGAGTTATAGTATCTTTAGCAAAGATGGTTTAAAAGCTAATGATGAATACAAGTCTGAAAAGTATAAAAAATTTGCAAACACCATGTTCCGCTGGCAAAAAGACGGCATTATCTCAAAGAATGCATTATCGCAAAAAGAAAAATCATTTGAGTTGTACCAAGCAGGGAAATCAGCGGCAGCCGTCTCATCACTAGATCAAATATCAAACATTGCCGTCGCTGTTAACAAAGCCCACCCAGAATGGAAGACGGAAATATTCATTCCGGAATTAAAATATTCTCCTTCAAGCTATATGCAAAATGGTGTTGCCATCAACGCGCGATCGAAGAATCCTGAGCGCGCACTTATGTTCCTTGACCTGTTGAAGTGGAATAAGGCTTACTCCGATTTGACGTGGTACGGCATTGAGGGCAAGCACTGGGAGCCTGTAGGCGAGGATCGCTTCAAACCACTTGCCGATTCTTCTAAATATCCGCCAGGGGCAAACGACCCTTGGGGCTGGCGCGGACCGAACGAAAGATGGAGCGTCGAGTCGCCCGATGAAATCGTGAAAAATTTGAAGGACTATCGGAAAGAAGTACATGAGATGCCATATGGAGCAAACTTTGTATACAGTGGGGACAAGGTGAAAAATGAATTGGCAGCGATTAAAAATCTTGCCGAGCAATATATGTATCCTGCTTCTGTCGGTTTAATTGAGTACGAAAAAGCGTATGCGAAGTATATAGAAGCAGCTAAAAAAGCAGGTTTAGAGAGAGTGCTTCAGGATGTGCAGGAGCAGATGGATGCTTACAAGGCAAACCATCCTTAA
- a CDS encoding carbohydrate ABC transporter permease gives MKKTTADIVIFNILSYLLLGVFAVLCVVPFLMVLSSSLTNEQEIIRNGYTLIPKSMTLEAYKVALQDPMIILRAYGVTIFVTVIGTIVSVYLMAMTAYVIHKRNFRIANGLAFYFFFTTLFNAGLVPWYILITQYLHMKDNLLVLIVPALFNVFYMIVMKAFMRGVPEALSESAVMDGANEFRIFNSIMLPLSKPMLATITLFVALFYWNDWYLSMLFISEEKLRPLQLLLYNLVTNSDELRRIMQLSGGGASVDLSSMPTNSLKMAVTIIATGPILLLYPFVQRFFVKGLTLGAVKG, from the coding sequence TTGAAAAAAACAACTGCGGATATCGTGATTTTCAATATCCTATCGTATCTGCTGCTTGGTGTCTTCGCAGTCCTTTGTGTCGTGCCATTCCTGATGGTCTTGTCCTCCTCCTTAACGAATGAGCAGGAGATTATACGGAACGGATATACTCTTATCCCGAAATCCATGACGCTCGAAGCTTACAAGGTTGCTCTGCAGGACCCGATGATCATTCTGAGAGCTTACGGCGTTACGATATTTGTTACCGTAATCGGTACCATCGTTAGCGTATATCTGATGGCGATGACAGCTTACGTCATTCATAAACGCAATTTCCGCATAGCGAACGGTTTAGCTTTCTATTTCTTCTTCACTACGCTGTTCAATGCCGGTCTAGTTCCCTGGTATATCTTGATCACGCAATACTTGCACATGAAAGACAATTTGCTAGTCCTTATTGTGCCTGCGCTGTTCAATGTTTTCTACATGATAGTTATGAAAGCGTTCATGCGGGGAGTGCCGGAAGCGTTAAGTGAATCTGCGGTCATGGATGGGGCGAACGAGTTTCGCATATTCAATTCCATTATGCTTCCCTTAAGCAAACCGATGCTTGCTACCATTACGCTCTTCGTTGCCTTGTTCTATTGGAACGACTGGTATCTTTCCATGCTGTTCATCTCGGAAGAGAAGCTGCGGCCGCTGCAGTTGCTTCTGTACAATCTGGTCACAAACTCTGATGAGCTGCGAAGAATTATGCAGCTATCCGGCGGAGGTGCATCCGTTGACTTGAGCAGCATGCCTACAAACTCGCTCAAAATGGCGGTTACCATAATCGCCACCGGCCCAATTCTCTTACTGTACCCCTTCGTACAGCGGTTCTTTGTGAAAGGACTTACCTTGGGCGCTGTGAAAGGCTAA
- a CDS encoding ABC transporter permease: MSLPAVIFFFIFSYLPIAGLVIAFKQYNYHDGILGSPWVGFDNFRFFFISGKALLVTTNTFLYNIAFIIVNNILEIILAIALVELTGKWFRKITQSMMLLPYFVSWVTVGLLVYGFINYDSGIINGFMRTSGNEPIDIYNSPGYWPFLIILVNAWKSIGYGMIYYLAAIMSMDTEVYEAAHIDGANIFRRVWHLTLPHLVPTIVILVLLAIGNIFRGDFGLFYQLVQNNGVLFDKTDVIDTFVFRSLLTTREEGMAAAAGFYQSILCFVTIIAANYMVKKYDKDYSLF; encoded by the coding sequence ATGTCACTGCCGGCAGTCATCTTTTTCTTCATCTTCAGCTATTTGCCCATAGCCGGATTGGTTATCGCTTTTAAGCAATACAACTATCACGACGGTATTTTGGGAAGCCCGTGGGTGGGATTTGACAATTTTCGGTTTTTCTTTATCTCAGGCAAGGCTTTGCTTGTGACGACTAACACCTTTCTGTACAACATCGCTTTTATTATCGTTAACAATATTCTGGAGATCATACTCGCGATCGCGCTAGTGGAATTGACAGGCAAGTGGTTCCGCAAAATCACGCAATCCATGATGCTCTTGCCGTATTTCGTATCTTGGGTAACTGTTGGGCTGCTGGTCTACGGATTTATTAATTATGATTCGGGCATCATTAACGGCTTCATGCGAACGAGCGGCAACGAACCGATCGACATATACAATTCCCCAGGATACTGGCCTTTCTTGATTATCCTTGTCAATGCATGGAAGTCGATTGGTTACGGTATGATTTACTATCTGGCCGCGATTATGAGTATGGATACCGAAGTATATGAAGCGGCACATATTGACGGGGCGAACATTTTCCGACGGGTTTGGCATCTGACCTTGCCTCATCTTGTCCCAACCATCGTCATTCTGGTGCTCCTCGCAATCGGGAATATCTTTCGAGGCGATTTCGGCTTGTTTTACCAGCTAGTTCAGAATAACGGCGTCCTGTTCGACAAGACCGATGTCATCGACACATTCGTCTTCCGTTCCCTGCTCACTACAAGAGAGGAAGGTATGGCGGCAGCGGCAGGCTTCTATCAATCGATTCTGTGCTTTGTCACGATTATTGCTGCGAATTATATGGTCAAAAAATACGACAAAGATTACTCGTTATTCTAG